The nucleotide window tgttcccaagaaaactgagctaaatgactaccgccccatagaactcacttccgtcatcatgaagtgctttgagagactagtcaaggaccatatcaccgccaccctacctgacaccctagacccactccaatttgcttaccgccccaataggtccacagacgacgcaattgcaatcacactgccctaacccatctggacaagaggaatacctacagtggggagaacaagtatgtgatacactgccgatttttgcaggttttcctacttacaaagcatgtagaggtctgtaatttttttttaatcataggtacacttcaactgtgagagacggaatctaaaacaaaaatccagaaaatcacattgtatgatttttaagtaattaatttgcattttctgtgcaactgggtcctggacttcctgacgggccgcccccaggtggtgagggtaggtaacaacatctccaccccactgatccgcaacactggggccccacaagggtgcgttctcagccctctcctgtactccctgttcaccaaagactgcgtggccatgcacgcctccaactcaatcatcaagtttgcacacgacactacagtggtaggcttgattaccaagtgtcaggaaaataacctcacactcaatgtcaacaaaacagaggagctgatcgtggacttcaggaaacagcagagggagcagccccctatccacatcgacgggacagtagtgaagagggtggaaagttttatgttcctcggcgtacacatcacggacaaactgaaatggtccacccacacagacagcgtggtgaagaaggcgcagcagcgcttcttcaacctcaggaggctgaagaaattcggctcgTCACCAAAAAcattcacaaacttttacagatacacaatcgagaacatcctgtcgggctatatcaccgcctggtacggcaactgctcttcccataaccgtaaggctctccagagggtagtatggtctgcacaacgcatcaccgggggcaaactacctgccctccaggacacctacaccacctgatgtcacaggaaggccaaaaagatcatcaaggacaacaaccacccgagccactgcctgttcacctcactatcatccagaaggcgaggttagtacaggtgcatcaaagcggggaccgagagactgaaaaacagcttctatctcaaggctatcagactgttaaacagccatcactaacattgagtggctgctgccaacatactgactcaactctagccactttaataatgaaagattgatgtaataaatgtatcactagccactttaaacaatgccacgttgtataatgtttacataccctacattacgcatctcatatgtatatactgtactctataccatctactgcatcttgcctatgccgttcgcccaacactcattcatatatttttatgtacatattcttattcattcctttacacttgtgtgtgtgtataaggtagttgttgtgaaattgttaggttagattacttgttagatattactgcatggtcggaactagaagcacaagcatttcgttacactcgcattaacatttgctaaccatgtgtatgtgacaaataaaatttgatttgataatgcaGTGTGCCTCCTGTCCCAGACAAGTACAGCCAACGCCCTTTCAGCAGGCCTATGGTGTGCTCCACTGTTCTTGTGCATGCGTGGGCTTGGTTGTACCTTGCCTCTTGTTGGTTTGAGAGGGGAGTCATCAGCCATGTTTTTAATGGGTAGCCCCAGTCTCCTGCAGTTATGAACACAACATTCAGATATTGTTTCCCAGTAGAGGTCTAACATGGTAAATAaagccatccatcctcaacagCTCCTTCCTGGAGGtttaggctgaatgaactgttctGCACAATGAATGAATCATGTGTCCCACCTGGCCACTACATTCAACAAAGCCAAATGTGAATCACAGATGACCTGCACATTGACAAAATGGAAACTTTTTCTGTTGATGAAGTTGAATTTGTTCAATGATGGAGCTTTAATTGCGATGTGGGTGCAGTCAATTACTCCAATGACATTGAGAAATCCAGCTATGGTATGGAAATCCCTTTTCACTCTGGCCTGTTGCACAGCAGTGTATGGAAACTGTATGTATTGTGGGGTCAATGAAATAATGCCATGAAGGACTGCAGGCAATATTCATCTCATGGTTAGTTGTGAAATGCCAGACCGATCCGCAATCTCCCGTTGGAATGTTCCTGTGGCCAAAAATCCCAGGGTGGAGAGGACTTGGGTATGCACTGGGGTGCAATTGGTGCATTTCATCTCCATTTCTAATACTGGACAGAGTTGGTTGCAGAGATGCAATAAAATATGCCTTGGAAAACAAAATCTAATAATAAGCAAAGCGTCGCCGTCAGAAAAATCTGCACGCTCATTGAAAACACGCTCCCTGCGTAATGCAGCTTGTGCCAGATCCTCCAGCAATGCAAGATTTGCCATTTTGGACAAGTCACAATGCCTCAGTGTTGCCTTTTTAAAATATTATTTAACTGGTTAAACTAAATTGCCTCCAACCTTACGTTCCACTCTCTTTCTAATTGACTTTATTATTAAATGGTTTCATGTTTATGAATTCGATAGCACCCTGAGAACTATTAGTAGCTTAAGTGtctgtaaaataaatatattaataAACGAATGTATTCATATTTTTTCTTCATAGTTTCTGATTTTCATTAGCAGTTTGACTTTTCTACCACAAGGTGCTATGCGTACACACGGTCAGAGGTGTGCTTAAATTTACCCACATTCTCAAGTATAAGTACAAATGGATAAATCCCACACTTTGCTTAAAAATGATTGCACGCATGGTTTATGAACATTTCTGTTCGTACGCAACATTGATAAATGAGGgctcaggtttcctccagacgtgaagcgtggcattcaggccaaagagttcaatcttggtttcatcagaccagagaatcttgtttatcatggtctgatagtccttaaggtgccttttggtaaactccaagcaggctgtcgtgcattttactgaggagtggcttccgtctggccactctaccataaaggcctgatttggtggagtgctgcagaaatggtggttcttcaatctccacagaggaactctagagctctgccagagtcatctccctgaccaaggcccatctccccAGATTgcacagtttggctgggcggccagctctaggaagagtcttggtggttccaaacttcttccatttaagaatgatggaggccactgtgttcttggggaccttcaatgctgcagacattttttttgtacccttccccagatctgtgcctcgacacaatcctgtctcggggctctacggacagttctttcgacctcatggcttggttttttgctctgacatgcactgtcaactgtgggatcggtgtgtgcctttccaaatcatgtccaatcaattgaatttaccacaggtggactccaagttgtagaaacatctcaaggatgatcaatgcaaacaggatgcacctgagctcaatttcgagtcatagcaaagggtctgaatatttgaGGAATTtcagttttctttattttaaatacattggcaagtatttctaaacctgttttcgcattgtcatgatggggtattgtgtgtagattgaggggaaacaatgtaatccattttagaatatggtgtaacaaaatgtggaaaaagtcaaggggtctgaatactttccaaatgcactgtatatcgataacgctgattcatgatttcgactggctgagaaaagctgcctgtcaGTCTCATCCCGTCTtctgacacgttcattactatgcaacagctagatctacagctagatcagctagatctaatttgaatattgaaacaatgttgcaaatgtcggagagacagactattgttattttaaagatgtctaaatgctttttatagtggagatctaGTTCATAAATTGCCTGGCTAGGCTGATGAGACCGTGGATTGCGCAGTCCGGTGGAACAGAATAAACAGGCATTTTAACGACATAGCCCTTTGCTATGGCTTTAGCAGGcgataacttgtggaatagataccggttggaatgcggttttaaccaatcagcattcaggattcgACCAAGCGGTTGTATTACGTGCTGTAGACAACTAGCTAGCCATGTGCTTTTATTTCTTCTCATGACCAATGAGAACAtgccattttattttttatctgatATGGAAATTAATATACCAGCAGCAGGTCACTCGGATGTTTATTTTAGGTTACACTGGCAAGTATACAAATATTTGCCAgggaatattttttttctttataaATATGATTATTTCACATGATAATGTGAGAAGCTAGAAAGGCTAACGTTactgtagctagcttgctatatTTTTAGCCAGGCTAAAGCCAACTAGCTAGGTTGCCAGATAGCTGCTACTACCAGCAAGGGAAGGCGACTCTTCCTTGCTTTCACAAAATGAGAAGACAAAAATAACTACTTTGCTATCGCCCCCTTGTGAATGGGACCGGCGAGGATATCATGTTACCAAAAAGGTGTCCACTACTCCAAAAATCCCACTTCACCTGCATGcatgtagatcaacagagtgaAGCTTGTAGTAACCTTTTAGTCCACAGATATATAATCTAGGTATTTTTCAGTGATTGTTAGACATTCCTGTTCTGACCTTGTTGGTTGGTTGTCCACAGGTTGTGTCTCGCTGTGACATCTGTCTCCTTCAGGAGGTAAAAGACCTACAGGGCAAAGCCACCAAAGCTCTGTTGGGGAGACTCAACAGATACAGTACTAGGTACAGTAGAATCTATATACTGTAACAagtatctaatactctacctgTAAAGTGTATTGAGGCTTTTGTTAAATGCACTTGAAATAAATTGATTTGAGTTATAAAGAAATTCTTTATTTATGCTAGACTTTTTTTTCACTTAATTTATGGACTCCGACCCCTTTGTTCATTCTGTATTAGATATGATGACCGCTATCACTATAAATATGTTGCCAGTGGAGGTCTGGGGCGGACACCTGAAGACCAGGAGCAGTATGTCTATCTGTACCGGTAAGGGACACCTTTATTTTTACATTATATATTTgaatcccgagctgactaggtgaaggATCTGTCGATGGGCCCTTGAGCAAGGGACATATCCAGatcgatttacaggagcaattagtgttgtgtctgctaaatgactaaaatttgTATATATTTCAGAGCTCTTACATCACATTAATTTACAAATGCAATTCTCATGACGTAAACTTGCAGTCATTTAAAACCTCCTAAATATACTGCCTCCCCTGTCCTACTCTTTAACTATCTGTCACCCTGCTTTAACTTTAAGCCCAAGTGAATGATGCTATAACTAAACGCCTCTCCACAGGAATGAGACTGTAGAGTTGACAGATCGGTACCAGTACGCTGACAAAAAGGAGGGGGGTGTGGATGCTTTCTCCAGAGACCCCTTTGTTGTTCGATTCCAAGCCAAGGAAACAGGTTGGTTCTTTTTAAGTTCATGAGAATTGAAATTCAATGTGTATTGTTTTTGATAACTAATGATCTTCCTCTGAACAGTGATAGGAGACTTTGCTCTGATCCCACTGCACACTACGGCCTCTGATGCAATCAAGGAGATTGACAAGCTCTATGATGTCTTTGAGGAAATAAAAAGGAAGTGGAATACTGAGGTGAGACATGACAAGACTGGGAGAACAATTTCAACTACCTGTtggtgtttttgtttggttagagTAAGATGAATTCAGTTACTGTTTTATCTGTCATGCTATATTATCCACATATCTAACTTACACCAATGTAATGCCACTCTGTGTCCTATAGAAAGTGATGTTCCTTGGAGCCTTCAATGCTGGTTGTGGGCACATAACAAGGCAGGACAAGGCAAACATCAGACTGTTCTCAAACCCTGGATTCTTCTGGTTGATCGGGGATAAGGTGGACACCACAGTTGGAGACCTCACCAGCTGTGCCTATGACAGGTGGGTGGAAATTAGAAAATGAGCTACACTGAAATTATACATTATTTGAATGAGGGATTTTTTTGATTATAGACAATCTGATTATAGACACACATATTACTATTCAGCTCTATTGACTTGACACTTAGTTTTTCTTAGGATTGTGGTACACGGACAGCCCTTCCTAAAGGCCATCAAACCTTATTCAGCTCGGGTCTTCAACATCGCCAAGGAGTATAAACTCTCAAAGGAAATGGTAATACTCTTTTCAAACAATATTTTATCATGCGTTTTAGCATTTCAAGCCCCAGGAAAAGCTGCACCATGCCAGAAATGCCAAAGTtatctttatatatttttcttctgtCATAGATATCATGACACATAATAAACTCAGTTCGTCATTTCAGGTTCTGGAAGTGAGTGACCACTTCCCTGTGGAAGTGGAGCTGAAGACTAAATCGTCGGGGCAGCTTCAAGCTCAGGTTCAGCCTCTCCTAATCGCTGTCTCTGTCATCACCTACGTCCTGCACATCTTACCTTCGACCAGTGTGGTGTGAGGAGGACTGAGGGCCTTCTCTGGAGTATGAACCATAGCAATATAATTCATTCTATGGTATTTACATCTAAAACTTCCACGAGCAGCTGGTCCTCTCATGCAGGGGTTCACAAACCTCTCTTCGGGGACTCCTAGACGCTTCAgaattttgttgtagccctgaactagctAACCTGATTAATCTAATCAAggtcttgatgattagttgacaagtttaatcaggtgtgctagctctggaatagaTCCACTGCTCTAATGCACAGTGATGATTACATCTTTGGTTGGTCCCCTTGAGATTGCATGAAAATTTAAGACATTAAGAGGCAGCAACATTATCACTACATGAGTTAGTTGATGGCAAAATGTCCCTCATCTCCTTTTCCCCAACATATCTATGAATTTGCTCTGGTGACGGGTTACTGATCCCCATTTGCTCTGACATCCTGTTTCAGGTATTTGACTCATATCTTGAATGGAAGGCTACAGTTTCCTGAAGCCCCCACTTCTGTCAATAATCTTTGCTTTTAATAACAGAGAAATAAATATTATACTTTGTAAATGCATAGTTGTAAATATTTCAAGTTACATTTTATAGGTTAAGACATTCTATAATAATGTGGTTTCAACATTGTCACTAAGTGTGTTTAAAATGTTCCATgcctgtactgtatatattatttgaATAAAACATGTATTGAAAACTATGTAGACTATAATTTACCTAGCTAGGACACTTTTCGAAATGGGATTAGGATGCCTCTGAATTGATTTCTATCaatgaaataaaataatgtatcAGCAAGTTAAAGAGATCTCCAGAGAATGATGGCCTTATACATATTTTCAGGAGGATATTGTTGAATTTCTATTTGTCTTTAAGGAAGCAATTTATATAGGGGTCCTGCCTGTATCTATGACACAAGGCCTCATTTCTGTAATCCCCAAACTAAACAAGGATCCTATAATGTTAAAAATTGGAGACAAATCACATGAATGAACAATGATGGAAAGCTACTTGCATCTATCTTTGCAGAAAGACTTAAAGGTCTTGACCAAATCATTGCTGATACCCAGTCTATGTACTCttgtatatttctgtttttgtacTTGTTTTattcataaatatatatatacagttgaagtcagaagttcacacttacgcttagccaaatacatttaaatgcagtttttcacaattcctgacatttaatcctagtaaaaattccctgttttaggtcagttaggatcacaactttattttaagaatgtgaaatgtcagaataatattagagaattatttatttcagcttttatttctttcatcaaattcccagtgggtcagaagtttacataaactcaattattatttggtagcatttcctttaaattgtttaacttgggtcaaacgtgtcaggtagccttccacaagcttcccacaaaaagttgggtgaattttggcccattcctcctgacagagctggtataactgagtcaggtctataggcctccttgctcacacatgctttttcagttctgcccacaaatgttctatagggttgaggtcagggccttgtgatggccactccaataccttgactgtattgtccttaagccattttgccacaactttgaaagtatgcttggggtcattgtctatttggaagacccatttgcgaccaagctttaacttcctgactgatgtcttgagatgttgcttcaatatatccacataattgtccttcatgatgccatctattttgtgaagttaaCCAGTCcttcctgtagcaaagcacccccacaacatgatgctgccaccctcgtgcttcacggttgggatggtgttcttcagcttgcaaacttccccctttttcctccaaacataacaatggtcattatggccaaacagttctatttttgtttcatcagaccagaggacatttctccaaaaagtatgatctttgtccccatgtgcagttgcaaaccgtagtctggcttttttatggcggttttggagcagtggcttcttccttgctgagcggcctttcaggttatgtcgatttaggactcgttttactgtggatatagatacttttgtacctgtttcctccaacatcttcacatggtcctttgctgttgttctgggatttatttgcacttttcgcaccaaaattcgttcatctctaggagacagaacgcatctccttcctgagcggtatgacggctgcgtggtcccatggtgtttatacttgcgtactattgtttgtacagatgaacgtggtaccttcaggcatttggacatttctcccaaggatgaagcagacttgtggatgtctaaaaaataaaaataaaaaaaattctgaggtcttggctgatttctttggattttcccatgacgtcaagcaaagaggcactgagtttgaatgtaggccttgaaatacatccacagctacacctccaattaactcaaatgatgtcaattagcctatcagaaccttctaaagccatgacatcatttctggagctttccaagctgtttaaaggcacagtcaacttagtgtatgttaacttcttacccaatggaattgtgatacagtgaattataagtgaaataatctgtccgcaaacaattgttggaaaaattacttgtgtcgtgcacaaagtagatgtcctaaccgacttgccaaaactatagtttgttaacaagacatttgtggagtggttgaacaaTTTGTTTTAatgctccaacctaagtgtatgtaaacttctgacttcaactgtatataaaaaaagaaaGGTATTTGCTCCAAAACAACCATCCATACCACTAGGTGGTGTTAAGTACTGGTTTGAAACAATATATTGACAGCAAGTGAACCAACAAGGAAGAGAATGGTACACCACAGGGGGAGCATGGTTAGTCCTCTGTTGTTCTCAATCATGATCAATGATGTTTACTCTCAGGTACAGTATTACAGATCATCTGGCTGTATATACAGCGGAGCTGATGGCCATACTGTTGGGCCTTGCAGTGGGTGGAGGAAGTCAAGCCAGACAGAGTAGTTAATTGCACGGATTCATGTGCAGTGTTGATGAGTCTCCAGTCCTTTAGGTCAAGTAGCAGACACGATCTGCTTGATGAGGTGCTACAAACCCATGGCAGGATTAGACAGATGGGTATACCGATAAGATTTACTTGGGTCCCAGCCCatgtgggggtggaggggaacGAGGCaattgatgtactggctaaacaagcagcAGTAtccgagggaaagagagaggctgagatttagtatgagggagaaggggatacaggaaattagtttaaagagtatattgagtagaacgtcattagatatagtctcaaaaaaatatatattttttaagagcaACGGTGCTGGCCGATAGGATTTtgtttctccctgtctctggccCACACTCCACTACAGTAAGcggcggtaatgcaccataacgttggatgccaaccgccgataAACCCCACCGAAGAACAAGAACAAGGAAGAGGTGTTTCAATTGGCAAAGAGATAGGGAACGTGGCCTTAGCAAAAGAGAACAACCTTAAATGAGAAACGACCAGTATTCATAGATCGAAAACAGCTTACACGTCTCCTTTGGGTTGGACAACTTGCAAACATGGCGGATGTTGATCAAGGATCGGTCTTACCCAGCGAAACTTCACCTCTCATTCTGGATGGCCTGAATTCTACTGACTCAAATGGTACCGACGCTGTCAACGCGACTGTGGCCAAGTTTGTGGCGACACCGGAGGGAACGGCACTGGCATATGGCAGCCTTGTTTTTATGGCTCTGTTGCCCATTTTCTTCGGTGCACTGCGGTCAGTCAACTGTGGCAAAAGCAAGGTAACGTTAACATTATTGCAATGtacaagtagctagctaactaacagtaaCTAGGTAGTTTACGCAGCTAACAGTGGGAAGCGCTAAACTGTTGGATCCTGTTGTTGGGCCATAAACAAAGGATGCAACGACCCTCATTCAGTGTCAAGTGTCTCGCACACTAGTCTCATGCAGCACTAGCCAGATGTCACTCACATTACACAGTCAGTGTTTCTGTTCCATATCCAGACAAGTCTGatgtagctagccagttagctaggcATGGCTAACAACAGTAATGAATGACTGGCGGGCTTTGACTGGGGCTGTCATGAACCATATGTTACCCCATTTGCCTGATCATTTGCTTGCTTAATTTACTAGTTagattattttgtttttgttgagTGGTCAATGTTATTTTTAATCATGACGTTTAGCTAGCTGGCATGATGTTGTTCATTCATTTCAGCCAGGTTGTCACTGCCAAGTCTTTAGCAGGTGATGGAGAGACGTGTGCAAGTGTTTAGGCGACTTTTATTTGTTTTGACATGAGTGGAGACGTTTAGGTAAACCCATTGCGTATCAGTTAATTTCTAGCCACGCCCTAGCCTATTATTTTATCTGAAGCCCTTCTGACACTTGCTTAATGTATAGTAGGAATATGCAAATCAGTTTCATTTTCACAACTACACGTGTGATACAGCCATCACTATTGGTATTCTAGTCAGTAGGTGGAGGGAAAGGGATGATGATGCATGACTTGGTTATCTGTTGACATGACTGATAACAGGCTTTTTGAGTGGCGTGAAATTAATTAACTTTTCTGGTGGTTGTGAACTAACTGGTACCCTGCTGCAGTCCTTCCTGTGTGGTTGGTTGCTGCCTCAGCTAGAATCTTCCCTGGTGCTTAATATAGATTACCTACTATATGTTTACTGCATACCCAGCTTATGACTTTCTGAACACTTATTTCATCCTTAGGTTGCTGGAGAAAATGGTTGCGATTATGAGTACAGAGTGAGTATTAGAACTGATACTCAGAACACGCACTGTCAGTCGacagtatttttatttaaacatATTTTTCCTCATACTGACACCTCATTGTTCGTGGCAATCTTGAAGATGCTTCATGACAGTGTGTCGCTATGTGTGTATGTCTCCCATTTGTGTGTAAAATCATTTTGGTTATTAGGCACCAAGTGTCAAGGTTTGGGCCTCGGCATAGTCCTGCTTTGCGCCCAATCAATGAGGATGTGGGTCCTGTCGTGTACAGGCCAAGTCCCCTTGACCAGAATCACACTGAACAGGTTGTGTGAACTTTGAAAGGGTTCAAGGACGGTGCTATAGAAGAAACTGACACTGAAGGTGATAT belongs to Salvelinus alpinus chromosome 28, SLU_Salpinus.1, whole genome shotgun sequence and includes:
- the LOC139557282 gene encoding deoxyribonuclease gamma-like isoform X1 — translated: MSWPSPLLLLLIGIYGPCSGFKICAFNIQNFDATKSANYRVMHTLTKVVSRCDICLLQEVKDLQGKATKALLGRLNRYSTRYDDRYHYKYVASGGLGRTPEDQEQYVYLYRNETVELTDRYQYADKKEGGVDAFSRDPFVVRFQAKETVIGDFALIPLHTTASDAIKEIDKLYDVFEEIKRKWNTEKVMFLGAFNAGCGHITRQDKANIRLFSNPGFFWLIGDKVDTTVGDLTSCAYDRIVVHGQPFLKAIKPYSARVFNIAKEYKLSKEMVLEVSDHFPVEVELKTKSSGQLQAQVQPLLIAVSVITYVLHILPSTSVV
- the LOC139557282 gene encoding deoxyribonuclease gamma-like isoform X2, whose amino-acid sequence is MLFCRPVTYHYRVKKFILYFVFTKQQTSYKVVSRCDICLLQEVKDLQGKATKALLGRLNRYSTRYDDRYHYKYVASGGLGRTPEDQEQYVYLYRNETVELTDRYQYADKKEGGVDAFSRDPFVVRFQAKETVIGDFALIPLHTTASDAIKEIDKLYDVFEEIKRKWNTEKVMFLGAFNAGCGHITRQDKANIRLFSNPGFFWLIGDKVDTTVGDLTSCAYDRIVVHGQPFLKAIKPYSARVFNIAKEYKLSKEMVLEVSDHFPVEVELKTKSSGQLQAQVQPLLIAVSVITYVLHILPSTSVV